A part of Citrifermentans bremense genomic DNA contains:
- the rplS gene encoding 50S ribosomal protein L19, whose protein sequence is MNKIDMIEMAQMKKNIPKFIPGDTIKVQVKIVEGDKSRIQAFQGVCLGRQNGGIRESFTVRKISNGVGVERVFPLHSPSIEAIEVVTRGQVRRAKLYYLRKLRGKASRIKERKYVAGQ, encoded by the coding sequence ATGAACAAGATTGACATGATTGAAATGGCACAGATGAAGAAGAACATTCCCAAATTCATTCCTGGCGACACCATCAAGGTGCAGGTGAAAATCGTTGAGGGCGACAAGAGCCGTATCCAGGCTTTCCAGGGCGTCTGCCTTGGCCGTCAGAACGGCGGGATCCGCGAGTCCTTCACCGTTCGCAAGATCTCCAACGGCGTCGGCGTTGAGAGGGTGTTCCCGCTGCACTCCCCGTCCATCGAGGCGATCGAAGTAGTGACCCGCGGCCAGGTCCGTCGCGCGAAGCTCTACTACCTGCGCAAGCTGCGCGGCAAGGCTTCCAGGATCAAAGAGCGGAAATACGTCGCCGGCCAATAA
- a CDS encoding tRNA1(Val) (adenine(37)-N6)-methyltransferase: MDNLEPPPCCQESETLDQLSGYDLRIIQPRHGYRFSVDPLLLADFAGVRAGESCVDLGTGCGVIALLLARLCEDCSVAAIEFQQAVARIAERNVVLNGLSGRVEVVEEDVVSVKSRFPVDSFDLVVSNPPYRRPGTGKVSPRAGRDDSRHESTAALADFLAAAKYLVKPSGRICLIYHTSRLAELMAQAAQQKLAPLRLRMVHGNSRMEARMFMIELAKGRSGELRVEPPMMVRGEDGGYSEEKLRIYRGRG, from the coding sequence GTGGACAACTTGGAACCGCCGCCTTGCTGCCAGGAATCGGAAACTCTCGACCAACTCTCAGGCTATGACCTGCGTATCATTCAGCCGCGGCACGGCTACCGTTTCTCGGTGGACCCGCTGCTTCTGGCCGACTTCGCCGGAGTGCGGGCGGGGGAAAGCTGCGTCGATCTCGGGACCGGCTGCGGGGTGATCGCGCTGCTGTTGGCCCGGCTGTGCGAGGACTGCTCCGTCGCCGCCATCGAGTTCCAGCAGGCGGTGGCGCGGATCGCTGAGCGGAACGTCGTGCTGAACGGGCTTTCCGGCCGCGTCGAGGTGGTCGAGGAGGATGTGGTCTCTGTCAAGTCCCGTTTCCCGGTGGACAGCTTCGATCTCGTCGTGTCCAACCCTCCTTACCGCAGGCCCGGCACTGGCAAGGTGAGTCCCCGGGCAGGGCGCGACGATTCCCGGCACGAGAGCACCGCGGCCCTGGCCGATTTCCTGGCGGCGGCGAAGTACCTCGTGAAGCCTTCCGGGCGGATCTGTCTCATCTATCACACCAGCCGTCTGGCCGAGCTGATGGCGCAGGCCGCCCAGCAGAAGCTGGCACCGTTAAGGCTCAGGATGGTGCACGGCAACAGCCGGATGGAAGCCCGGATGTTCATGATCGAATTGGCGAAGGGGAGAAGCGGAGAGCTGCGTGTGGAGCCCCCCATGATGGTGAGAGGCGAAGACGGCGGCTACAGCGAGGAGAAGCTGAGGATCTATAGAGGCAGGGGCTAG
- a CDS encoding four helix bundle protein — protein sequence MEIHSYRDLKVWQLGVDLAAEVYDVTRLFPKSEIFGLSSQLQRAAVSVPSNIAEGHARGSTKDFIHFLNISLGSVAEVETQLLIGQRIEYVGSDTVDQLLHKYVELGKMLRALQRSLEARA from the coding sequence ATGGAGATTCACAGTTACCGCGACCTGAAGGTTTGGCAGCTTGGCGTTGATCTGGCTGCAGAGGTGTACGACGTGACTCGTCTGTTCCCGAAATCAGAGATCTTTGGGTTGTCCAGCCAACTTCAAAGGGCTGCTGTGTCCGTACCGTCAAATATTGCGGAAGGGCATGCCCGAGGAAGTACTAAGGACTTCATTCATTTTCTTAACATCAGCTTGGGTTCTGTTGCGGAAGTTGAGACACAGCTTTTGATCGGGCAAAGGATTGAGTACGTGGGGAGCGACACTGTCGACCAGCTGTTGCATAAGTACGTAGAACTAGGCAAGATGCTTCGGGCGCTGCAGAGATCATTGGAGGCAAGAGCTTAG
- a CDS encoding DUF3343 domain-containing protein — protein sequence MIKDGDYVAIFNSIHRVMEAERLLKDKSLKILLIPAPRALAADCGLAIRYAEEIRSEVEGALADAGLLPRDLYRKNGEEFVKIGEEK from the coding sequence GTGATAAAAGACGGCGATTACGTTGCCATATTCAACTCGATACACCGGGTCATGGAGGCGGAGCGGCTCTTGAAGGACAAGAGCCTGAAGATCCTCCTCATCCCGGCCCCCCGTGCCCTGGCTGCAGACTGCGGTCTCGCCATCCGTTACGCCGAAGAGATCCGGAGCGAGGTGGAGGGCGCACTTGCCGACGCGGGGTTGCTCCCCCGGGACCTGTACCGAAAAAACGGAGAAGAGTTCGTCAAGATAGGAGAAGAAAAATGA
- the trmD gene encoding tRNA (guanosine(37)-N1)-methyltransferase TrmD: protein MKFDILTLFPAMFEGPLTESILKRASEKGLIEVALHNIRDWAFDKHATADDSPYGGGAGMVMKVEPIAGAIEAVKAKHPNSKVILTTPCGRPFNHQVAEELSREEGVIIICGRYEGVDERVRTLFVDDEISLGDFVLTGGEIAAMVIVDAVSRLVPGVLGSEESAQYDSFADGLLEYPQYTRPPEFRGEKVPDILLSGNHAEIAKWRRKEQMKRTLASRPELLDGIEWSKADKKLLAEVGIGTSEKVTK, encoded by the coding sequence ATGAAATTCGACATCCTGACCCTGTTCCCGGCCATGTTCGAAGGGCCGCTGACGGAGAGCATCCTGAAGCGGGCCAGCGAGAAGGGGCTCATAGAGGTCGCGCTGCACAACATCCGCGACTGGGCCTTCGACAAGCATGCCACGGCCGACGACTCCCCCTACGGCGGCGGCGCCGGGATGGTGATGAAGGTCGAGCCGATAGCCGGCGCCATCGAGGCGGTGAAGGCGAAGCACCCCAACTCGAAGGTGATACTGACCACTCCCTGCGGGCGTCCTTTCAACCACCAGGTTGCCGAGGAGCTTTCCCGCGAGGAAGGTGTCATCATCATCTGCGGCCGCTACGAAGGAGTCGACGAGCGGGTGCGCACCCTGTTCGTGGACGACGAGATCTCCCTGGGGGATTTCGTGCTGACCGGCGGGGAGATCGCCGCCATGGTCATCGTCGATGCCGTTTCCCGGCTGGTGCCGGGCGTTTTGGGCTCCGAGGAATCGGCGCAGTACGATTCATTTGCAGACGGGCTTCTGGAGTACCCGCAGTACACGAGGCCCCCCGAATTCAGGGGTGAGAAGGTTCCCGACATCCTCCTTTCCGGCAACCACGCCGAGATCGCCAAGTGGCGGCGCAAGGAGCAGATGAAGAGGACGCTCGCCTCCCGTCCCGAGCTCCTCGATGGGATCGAGTGGAGCAAGGCGGACAAGAAACTACTGGCAGAGGTCGGCATAGGCACCTCGGAGAAGGTGACTAAATGA
- a CDS encoding DUF721 domain-containing protein: protein MKKPTDKRPRMRRPAPVSDLLSQMLHGTPAEQRLKEGRIWLVWDEAVGSRIASHAQPSSFRAGALTISVDSSPWLQQLNYLKKELIGKVNDALEEELVTELQFKGGKVNPSSAIKSPAPPKRRDLSDEERQWIEEQAESVADPELRAVFESLIRKDKESRG, encoded by the coding sequence TTGAAAAAACCGACTGACAAGCGCCCCAGGATGCGCAGGCCGGCTCCAGTCTCCGACCTTCTGAGCCAGATGCTGCACGGCACCCCGGCCGAGCAGAGGCTGAAGGAGGGGCGCATCTGGCTGGTCTGGGATGAAGCAGTGGGAAGCCGCATCGCCTCCCATGCCCAGCCCTCGTCCTTCAGGGCGGGCGCCCTCACCATCAGCGTGGACAGCTCCCCGTGGTTGCAGCAGCTCAACTATCTGAAGAAAGAACTGATCGGCAAGGTCAACGACGCGCTCGAAGAAGAGCTCGTAACGGAGCTGCAGTTCAAGGGGGGTAAGGTGAATCCCTCCTCCGCAATAAAGTCCCCCGCCCCTCCCAAGCGCCGGGATTTGAGCGACGAAGAAAGGCAGTGGATCGAGGAACAGGCAGAATCCGTCGCCGACCCGGAACTGCGTGCCGTATTCGAAAGCCTCATCCGAAAAGACAAGGAAAGCAGGGGCTAG
- the rpsP gene encoding 30S ribosomal protein S16, which translates to MAIKIRLARAGAKKKPFYQVVVADCRCRRDGRFIENVGTYDPNKNPAVYNLEEGKTLEWLGKGAQPTDTVKQILKKVGIWEKFVSPAA; encoded by the coding sequence ATGGCTATAAAGATCAGACTTGCACGTGCGGGCGCTAAGAAGAAACCCTTTTACCAGGTAGTAGTTGCTGACTGCCGTTGCCGCAGGGACGGGCGTTTCATCGAGAACGTCGGTACCTACGACCCGAACAAGAACCCGGCGGTGTACAACCTGGAAGAAGGGAAGACTCTTGAGTGGCTCGGTAAAGGCGCACAGCCTACCGACACGGTCAAGCAGATCCTGAAGAAGGTCGGTATCTGGGAGAAGTTTGTCTCTCCGGCCGCTTAA
- a CDS encoding YfhO family protein: MTERKKDLLILSGLLAVLLILFSKILFTSQIIRAPDIINEFYWGIKGFGSRPFLSLFKVDFSSAGWNPLLNSGHTNEGGMVSEQFLIIRNLIFWIFPAPASVAWYIVAQLFFGAAGTYCLCRLIGAGRPASFLAGLVFAVAPENASLINAGHVMKIATITFAPWAFYFLEKGFITRRLIFFLTTAVVLAFQFFHTHWQIAYYTCLAVGVYGIARSLAIVMGEPEGKKEFRRLFGLNLALLAFFLTTVAISLVPLANWSKDTNRGVNSGANVSTASGSSEAKGGLAREEAMSWSMPPEEAAAFIIPGMFGFSRQEAGENPDNIDAYYWGRMHFTQTVSYMGLLPWLLLPLPLIFRRDRYTWLALSAVVVGIFFSMGKYTLFYNLLFDYFPGINRFRVPKMMMFIPVLGLGVLSALGLDLLLDPVVRATRAFKRYILGVVLLPVLLLALVGTEIATGQFWVNQFIDMLAQPTRYQPQSEQLVLERWNNLVAETAIAAGLAALFAAAFALYHRGKLAAKLVPLVLTALFLLDVGRVNSKFLFLVDEPHKAAGVKPPEIAFLANQPKEYRTLPLGGDPMPYADSGIPVMFTSNAVQQRRWQELLDNFNLLSSMPDMLNVRYLVLGRDQYRQDQASLAGKYRPVFTTPDGGAVILENQNVLPKAWLVPVALKATSAQESLVALQNPAFDPRLMAVVESDPPIPLAAPNARIATTPGQVRVVRYEGERIDLDASVAMNSLLVMGEKYYRGWRATVDGKLTEIYPVNHVLRGVYLTPGTHKVEFVFDPLPFKIGKYLTLASFAVFAVFLGREAWQRKRQLAVEN, translated from the coding sequence ATGACCGAGCGCAAAAAAGACCTGCTGATACTGTCCGGCCTGCTGGCAGTGCTCTTGATACTTTTTTCCAAAATACTATTTACCTCGCAGATCATCCGCGCCCCTGACATCATCAACGAGTTCTACTGGGGCATCAAGGGCTTCGGGAGCAGGCCGTTTCTTTCACTGTTCAAGGTCGACTTCTCCAGCGCGGGGTGGAACCCCTTGCTGAACTCCGGGCACACCAACGAGGGGGGGATGGTTTCGGAGCAGTTCCTCATCATCCGAAACCTGATCTTCTGGATCTTCCCCGCGCCGGCAAGCGTCGCGTGGTACATCGTGGCGCAGCTTTTCTTCGGCGCGGCCGGCACCTACTGCCTCTGCCGGCTCATCGGCGCGGGCAGGCCCGCCTCTTTCCTGGCGGGCCTCGTCTTCGCCGTCGCCCCCGAAAATGCTTCCCTGATCAACGCCGGGCACGTGATGAAGATCGCCACCATCACTTTTGCGCCCTGGGCCTTTTACTTCCTGGAGAAGGGGTTCATCACCAGGCGCCTGATCTTTTTCCTGACCACCGCAGTCGTGCTTGCCTTCCAATTCTTTCACACCCACTGGCAGATCGCCTACTACACCTGTCTCGCCGTCGGCGTCTACGGCATCGCCCGCTCGCTGGCGATCGTGATGGGGGAACCGGAGGGGAAGAAGGAGTTCCGCCGCTTGTTCGGGCTGAACCTTGCGCTCCTGGCGTTCTTCCTCACCACCGTCGCCATCTCGCTGGTACCTCTGGCCAACTGGTCCAAGGACACCAACCGCGGCGTGAACAGCGGCGCCAATGTGTCCACGGCTTCCGGCAGCTCTGAGGCGAAAGGCGGCCTGGCCCGCGAGGAGGCAATGTCTTGGTCCATGCCGCCGGAGGAAGCCGCCGCCTTCATCATTCCCGGCATGTTCGGGTTCTCCCGCCAGGAAGCTGGGGAAAACCCCGACAACATAGACGCCTACTACTGGGGGCGGATGCACTTCACCCAGACGGTGAGCTACATGGGACTTCTCCCCTGGCTCCTGTTGCCGTTGCCGCTCATCTTCCGGCGCGACCGCTACACCTGGCTCGCCCTTTCCGCGGTCGTGGTCGGGATCTTCTTCTCAATGGGGAAATACACCCTTTTCTACAACCTCCTCTTCGACTACTTCCCCGGGATCAACCGCTTCAGGGTCCCGAAGATGATGATGTTTATCCCAGTGCTGGGTCTTGGCGTGCTCTCCGCACTGGGGCTCGACCTGCTGCTGGACCCGGTCGTCCGCGCCACCCGCGCCTTCAAGCGCTACATCCTGGGGGTCGTGCTGTTGCCGGTGCTTCTCCTGGCGCTGGTCGGGACCGAGATCGCGACCGGGCAGTTCTGGGTCAACCAGTTCATCGACATGCTCGCCCAGCCGACCCGCTACCAGCCCCAAAGCGAGCAGCTCGTGCTTGAGCGCTGGAACAACCTGGTGGCCGAAACGGCAATCGCTGCAGGGCTTGCCGCTCTTTTCGCCGCGGCGTTCGCCCTGTACCACCGCGGGAAGCTGGCGGCGAAGCTGGTTCCCCTGGTGCTGACCGCGCTTTTCCTGCTGGACGTGGGGCGCGTCAATTCCAAGTTCCTTTTCCTCGTTGACGAGCCGCACAAGGCAGCGGGCGTGAAGCCCCCCGAGATCGCTTTTCTCGCCAACCAGCCCAAGGAGTACCGGACCCTTCCCCTGGGGGGCGACCCGATGCCGTACGCGGATTCAGGAATTCCAGTGATGTTCACCTCGAACGCGGTGCAGCAGCGTCGCTGGCAGGAATTGCTGGACAATTTCAACCTCCTCTCCAGCATGCCTGACATGCTCAACGTAAGGTACCTGGTGCTGGGGAGGGACCAGTACCGTCAGGATCAGGCGAGTTTGGCCGGCAAGTACCGCCCCGTCTTCACCACCCCTGACGGCGGTGCCGTCATCCTCGAAAATCAGAACGTGCTTCCCAAGGCGTGGCTGGTGCCTGTCGCGTTGAAGGCCACCTCCGCGCAGGAATCTCTCGTGGCGCTGCAAAACCCCGCTTTCGACCCGAGGCTCATGGCTGTGGTGGAGTCGGACCCCCCCATCCCGCTGGCTGCGCCGAACGCCCGGATCGCTACGACGCCGGGGCAGGTGCGCGTGGTGCGCTATGAAGGGGAGCGGATCGACCTGGATGCATCGGTCGCCATGAACTCCCTGCTGGTCATGGGAGAGAAATACTACCGGGGCTGGCGTGCTACGGTGGACGGGAAGCTCACCGAGATCTACCCGGTAAACCACGTGCTGCGCGGGGTCTACCTAACCCCGGGAACGCACAAGGTCGAGTTCGTCTTCGACCCGCTTCCCTTCAAGATCGGCAAGTACCTGACCCTGGCCTCCTTTGCTGTCTTCGCCGTCTTCCTGGGAAGGGAAGCGTGGCAGAGGAAGAGGCAATTGGCAGTGGAGAATTGA
- the ffh gene encoding signal recognition particle protein encodes MFATLSDKLDLVFKKLRGQGVMTEENVKDALREVRLALLEADVNFKVVKEFVEKVRGRAVGTEVLQSLAPGQQVIKIVHDELVLLMGGGEDNSLDLAAKPPVAIMLVGLQGAGKTTSCGKLAKFLKAQRKKPLLVPADVYRPAAIEQLKVLGRQLDIEVFGSEATQKPLDICRAANHYATLNGFDVVIFDTAGRHQIDDYLMEELEGIRDELAPREILFVADAMTGQEAVNVATGFNDRLGITGVILTKLDGDAKGGAALSIKAVTGKPVKFVGLGEKLDALDVFHADRLVSRILGMGDVLTLIEKAQATMDEKEAVRLQDKMKKSGQFDLEDFRNQLQQIKKMGSLESIMNMIPGMGKAMKQMQGAQPSEKELKRIEAIIDSMTAKERANHTIINGSRRLRIAKGSGTSVQEVNQLLKRFSEAQKVVKQLQKMGPKGLLKGMKGMGKGMLPF; translated from the coding sequence ATGTTTGCAACACTTTCCGACAAGCTTGACCTGGTTTTCAAGAAGCTGCGCGGCCAGGGGGTCATGACTGAAGAAAACGTCAAGGACGCCCTGCGTGAAGTGCGCCTGGCGCTCCTTGAAGCGGACGTCAATTTCAAGGTTGTCAAGGAGTTCGTCGAGAAGGTTCGCGGCCGCGCCGTCGGCACCGAGGTGCTGCAAAGCCTTGCCCCCGGGCAGCAGGTAATCAAGATCGTCCATGACGAGCTGGTGCTGCTCATGGGTGGCGGGGAGGACAACTCCCTCGACCTCGCGGCCAAGCCGCCGGTGGCGATCATGCTGGTCGGCCTGCAGGGTGCGGGTAAGACCACCTCCTGCGGCAAACTGGCGAAGTTCCTCAAGGCGCAAAGGAAAAAGCCGCTGCTGGTCCCGGCCGACGTCTACCGCCCTGCCGCCATCGAGCAGCTCAAGGTGCTGGGGCGTCAGCTCGACATCGAGGTGTTCGGCTCGGAGGCGACCCAGAAGCCTTTGGATATCTGCCGCGCCGCTAACCACTACGCGACCCTGAACGGCTTCGACGTCGTCATCTTCGATACCGCCGGCCGCCACCAGATAGACGACTACCTGATGGAAGAGCTGGAAGGTATCCGCGACGAGCTGGCTCCGCGCGAGATCCTGTTCGTGGCCGACGCCATGACCGGCCAGGAAGCGGTCAACGTCGCAACCGGCTTCAACGACCGCCTCGGCATCACCGGGGTGATCCTGACCAAGCTCGACGGCGACGCCAAGGGGGGCGCAGCGCTTTCCATCAAGGCCGTCACCGGCAAGCCGGTCAAGTTCGTCGGCCTGGGCGAGAAGCTCGACGCGCTGGACGTGTTCCACGCCGACCGCCTGGTCTCCCGCATCCTCGGCATGGGTGACGTGCTCACCCTGATCGAGAAGGCGCAGGCGACCATGGACGAGAAGGAAGCGGTCCGCCTACAGGACAAGATGAAGAAATCCGGCCAGTTCGATCTGGAGGATTTCAGAAACCAGCTGCAGCAGATCAAGAAGATGGGCTCGCTCGAATCCATCATGAACATGATCCCCGGGATGGGGAAGGCGATGAAGCAGATGCAGGGGGCTCAGCCTTCGGAGAAGGAGCTGAAGCGGATCGAGGCGATCATCGACTCCATGACCGCGAAGGAGCGCGCCAACCACACCATCATCAACGGCAGCCGCCGTTTGAGGATCGCCAAGGGGAGCGGCACCAGCGTTCAGGAAGTGAACCAGTTGCTCAAGCGCTTCAGTGAGGCGCAGAAGGTGGTGAAGCAGTTGCAGAAGATGGGTCCCAAGGGGCTTTTGAAGGGAATGAAGGGTATGGGAAAAGGGATGCTCCCCTTTTAA
- a CDS encoding KH domain-containing protein, whose protein sequence is MKELVETIAKALVDDPSQVRATEELEEETNVIKLTVAKEDMGRIIGKEGRTAKAIRTLLNAVSTKDNKKAILKIVE, encoded by the coding sequence ATGAAAGAGCTTGTTGAGACCATCGCCAAGGCACTTGTTGATGACCCGAGCCAGGTGCGAGCCACCGAGGAGTTGGAAGAAGAAACCAACGTAATCAAGCTGACCGTCGCAAAAGAGGACATGGGCCGTATCATCGGCAAGGAAGGACGCACTGCAAAGGCGATCCGCACCCTGTTGAATGCTGTTTCCACAAAGGACAACAAGAAAGCGATCCTGAAAATTGTAGAGTGA
- a CDS encoding glycosyltransferase family 4 protein — translation MKIVFLAPFGIRPKGTLIARMLPLAVELQRVGHEVVIVAPPYTNPEDSGKSEVVRGVRLVNVLLGPKHKALAAPFLAWRMLRAALAEKPDLVHLFKPKGYGGIAGMLLISLQRLGIRMPPLFLDTDDWEGEGGMNDLHDYSGVEKRFYRFQEQWISKNAVGVTVASRELERLVAGMGIPGERTLYLPNCVAAAPAVDGAGARARLGIASDAPVVLLYTRFFEFSQEKLHYLFGELFRQMPQVRFLVVGKGRHGEEDLLVKAARESGFEAALAMAGWVVPESIPDLLAAGNVAIYPFAQTLVNRTKCPAKLTEILLAGTPVVGDRVGQLAEYIDDGRSGILCDPDDWRQMADETLALLRSPERQRQMGEKARLYLQENFNWKDAALRLDAFYGRGAGVSTK, via the coding sequence TTGAAGATCGTCTTTCTGGCGCCTTTCGGCATCCGCCCCAAAGGAACCCTCATCGCCCGCATGCTTCCGCTTGCCGTCGAACTGCAGAGGGTGGGGCACGAGGTCGTAATCGTGGCGCCTCCCTACACCAACCCCGAGGATTCGGGAAAGAGCGAAGTTGTGCGGGGTGTGCGGCTGGTGAACGTCCTCCTCGGGCCGAAGCACAAGGCGCTCGCCGCCCCCTTCCTCGCCTGGCGCATGCTGCGAGCGGCACTGGCCGAGAAGCCGGACCTGGTTCACCTCTTCAAGCCCAAGGGGTACGGCGGCATCGCGGGGATGCTCCTCATCTCGCTGCAGCGCCTGGGAATCAGGATGCCGCCGCTTTTCCTCGATACCGACGACTGGGAAGGCGAGGGGGGAATGAACGACCTGCACGACTACTCCGGGGTCGAGAAGCGCTTTTACCGCTTCCAGGAGCAGTGGATCAGTAAAAATGCCGTTGGGGTGACGGTCGCGAGCCGGGAACTGGAGCGGCTGGTAGCAGGGATGGGGATACCCGGGGAGAGGACGCTTTACCTGCCCAACTGCGTCGCGGCGGCGCCCGCAGTCGACGGGGCAGGGGCCCGGGCCAGGCTCGGCATCGCTTCCGACGCGCCGGTTGTCCTTCTCTACACCCGGTTCTTCGAGTTCAGCCAGGAGAAGCTGCACTACCTCTTTGGGGAACTGTTCAGGCAGATGCCGCAGGTCCGCTTCCTGGTGGTGGGGAAGGGACGCCACGGCGAAGAGGACCTGCTGGTGAAGGCGGCAAGGGAATCCGGTTTCGAAGCAGCTCTTGCAATGGCCGGATGGGTGGTCCCTGAGTCGATACCGGACCTGCTGGCGGCCGGGAACGTCGCCATCTACCCCTTCGCCCAGACCCTGGTGAACCGCACCAAGTGCCCGGCAAAGCTTACCGAGATACTTCTGGCCGGGACCCCCGTGGTCGGCGACCGCGTCGGTCAGTTGGCAGAATACATCGACGACGGGCGCTCCGGCATCCTGTGCGACCCGGACGACTGGCGGCAGATGGCGGATGAGACCCTGGCGCTTTTGCGCTCGCCGGAAAGGCAGCGGCAGATGGGGGAAAAGGCGCGCCTTTACCTGCAGGAAAACTTCAACTGGAAGGATGCGGCGCTGCGCCTCGACGCTTTCTATGGGAGGGGCGCCGGCGTCTCGACGAAGTAA
- a CDS encoding RNA methyltransferase — MTSAENFSIALVHYPVYDKHKDVVATSVTNLDIHDMSRLARTFGLDRYYIVTPVEEQQKLVEKVREHWLTGWGSTYNPKRKMALETLQLEVSVDTAVADIEQRTGRRPKVVVTGATGRDNSVTFAELKALIDADPQQPYLLLLGTGWGLIEQVFNKSDLVLEPIRGAGDYNHLSVRSAASIMLDRLFGR, encoded by the coding sequence ATGACCTCAGCAGAAAACTTCAGCATCGCGCTGGTTCATTACCCGGTGTACGACAAACACAAGGACGTGGTCGCCACCTCGGTGACCAACCTGGATATCCACGACATGTCACGGCTGGCCCGGACCTTCGGGCTGGATCGCTACTACATCGTGACCCCGGTCGAGGAACAGCAAAAGCTCGTTGAAAAGGTGAGGGAGCACTGGCTTACCGGCTGGGGTTCCACCTACAACCCGAAGCGCAAGATGGCGCTCGAAACGCTGCAGCTGGAAGTGTCGGTCGATACAGCCGTCGCCGACATCGAGCAGCGGACCGGCCGCAGGCCGAAGGTCGTTGTCACCGGCGCCACCGGCCGCGACAACAGTGTGACCTTTGCAGAACTCAAGGCGCTCATCGACGCAGACCCGCAGCAGCCCTATTTGCTGCTGCTCGGGACCGGATGGGGGCTGATCGAGCAGGTCTTCAACAAGAGCGACCTGGTGCTGGAGCCGATCAGGGGGGCTGGTGATTACAACCACCTCTCGGTGCGCTCCGCGGCGTCGATCATGTTGGATCGGCTGTTCGGGCGGTAG
- the rimM gene encoding ribosome maturation factor RimM (Essential for efficient processing of 16S rRNA), whose product MSGSKKLLIGKIQGTQGIKGQLRVIPFAGDASSISQLNEVFLKSPTGALEPFAVVSAKAHGKRVILTLRPFDNINQVLHLVGREIYADRVSLPELPDDEFYWSDLLGLQVATSDGEELGELVDIIETGSNDVYVVKKDGREVLIPALEDVVLSIDLAEGRMTVSLPEGLLDL is encoded by the coding sequence ATGTCCGGTAGTAAAAAATTATTGATTGGCAAGATCCAGGGGACGCAGGGGATCAAGGGACAGTTGCGGGTCATTCCCTTCGCGGGGGATGCTTCCAGTATCTCGCAACTGAACGAGGTCTTCCTGAAGTCTCCGACAGGCGCCTTGGAGCCGTTCGCGGTGGTTTCCGCCAAGGCGCACGGCAAAAGGGTGATCCTGACCCTCAGGCCGTTTGACAACATAAACCAGGTGCTGCACCTGGTCGGCCGAGAGATCTATGCCGACCGGGTGTCGCTTCCGGAACTCCCCGACGACGAGTTCTACTGGTCCGACCTCCTGGGGCTCCAGGTTGCAACTTCGGACGGGGAAGAGCTGGGAGAGCTGGTCGACATCATCGAGACCGGCAGCAACGACGTTTACGTGGTGAAGAAGGACGGGCGCGAGGTGCTTATTCCCGCGCTCGAGGATGTCGTATTGTCGATCGACCTGGCTGAAGGGCGCATGACGGTCTCTCTCCCGGAGGGGCTGCTCGATCTATGA
- the yedF gene encoding sulfurtransferase-like selenium metabolism protein YedF, translated as MKSLDVRGMACPLPVVSVKRALESAEGELRVLLDDGAPRENVKRFVQGRGYQVQEEQIEGGFAFTITGAGSGSAKREAAPTERSGATVMLIGSDRLGDGAEELGRLLMKNFIITLLDMSELPDRIFFVNSGVLLAAQGSEVIEALEELGNRGVEVLSCGICLDFYKKKELLAAGGVTNMFTIAESMLQARSVVRL; from the coding sequence ATGAAGAGTTTGGATGTCAGGGGCATGGCCTGCCCGCTGCCGGTCGTATCAGTGAAAAGGGCGCTGGAGTCTGCTGAAGGTGAACTGCGCGTGCTCTTGGACGACGGCGCTCCCCGGGAGAACGTGAAGCGCTTCGTGCAGGGGCGTGGCTACCAGGTGCAGGAAGAGCAGATCGAAGGCGGTTTCGCCTTCACCATCACCGGGGCCGGCTCCGGCTCCGCCAAGCGTGAAGCCGCTCCCACCGAACGCAGCGGCGCTACCGTGATGCTGATCGGGAGCGACCGGCTGGGAGACGGCGCGGAAGAACTGGGGCGGCTTTTGATGAAGAACTTCATCATCACCCTGCTCGATATGTCCGAGCTTCCGGACCGCATCTTCTTCGTCAACAGCGGTGTGCTCCTGGCAGCGCAGGGGTCCGAGGTGATCGAGGCGCTCGAGGAACTGGGAAACCGCGGGGTGGAAGTCCTCTCCTGCGGCATCTGCCTCGACTTCTACAAGAAGAAGGAACTGCTGGCGGCGGGCGGGGTGACCAACATGTTCACCATCGCCGAAAGCATGCTGCAGGCGCGTTCGGTGGTGCGGCTGTAG